In one window of Caldisalinibacter kiritimatiensis DNA:
- a CDS encoding pyridoxal phosphate-dependent aminotransferase has product MKSLSKKGLEITPSATLEITAKAKEMKKQGIDVIGFGAGEPDFNTPINIQQKAIKAINDGNTRYTSASGIIELKKAICEKFKSDNNLVYNENNIIVSNGAKHSLYNALNAILNPGDEVIIPVPYWVSYPELVKIADGTPVLVETKEENDFKYTIEDLEKSYNKNTKAIILNSPSNPTGTVYTKEELEMIADWAVKNDIFIISDEIYEKLIYDGYEHVSIASISDKVKDLTIVINGMSKAYAMTGWRIGYAAANEEIIKVMNNIQAHTTSNPNTISQYASVEGLTGDQSIISEMKKHFIDRRNYMVDKINSIKGLYCKKPKGAFYVMANISQLKGKVVKGVEINTSIDFCNLLLDKGNVAVVPGAAFGSDNYIRLSYATSIENIKEGLTRIENVIK; this is encoded by the coding sequence ATGAAAAGTTTATCTAAGAAAGGATTAGAAATAACACCTTCTGCAACCCTAGAAATAACAGCAAAAGCAAAGGAGATGAAGAAACAAGGTATAGATGTAATAGGATTTGGTGCGGGTGAACCGGATTTTAATACTCCTATTAATATACAACAAAAAGCAATAAAAGCTATTAATGATGGTAATACAAGATACACATCGGCTTCAGGTATTATAGAGTTAAAAAAAGCTATATGCGAGAAGTTTAAAAGTGATAATAATCTTGTATACAATGAGAACAATATAATTGTATCTAACGGAGCAAAACATTCATTATATAATGCATTAAACGCTATCTTAAATCCTGGAGATGAAGTTATAATTCCAGTACCATACTGGGTTAGCTATCCAGAATTAGTAAAAATCGCAGACGGAACTCCAGTACTTGTTGAAACAAAAGAGGAAAATGATTTCAAATATACAATAGAAGATTTAGAAAAATCATATAATAAAAATACCAAAGCTATTATACTAAATAGTCCAAGTAATCCTACTGGTACTGTTTATACAAAAGAAGAACTAGAAATGATAGCAGATTGGGCAGTAAAAAATGATATTTTTATTATATCTGATGAAATTTACGAAAAACTAATTTATGATGGATATGAGCATGTTAGTATTGCATCAATTAGTGATAAAGTAAAAGATTTAACTATAGTTATTAATGGTATGTCAAAAGCTTATGCTATGACAGGTTGGAGAATAGGATATGCAGCTGCTAATGAGGAGATAATAAAAGTTATGAATAATATTCAAGCACATACTACATCTAATCCTAATACAATATCACAATACGCTAGTGTAGAAGGATTAACAGGAGACCAAAGTATTATTTCTGAAATGAAAAAGCATTTTATTGATAGAAGAAACTATATGGTAGATAAAATTAATTCAATTAAAGGTTTATACTGTAAAAAACCTAAAGGTGCATTTTATGTTATGGCTAATATTTCACAGCTTAAAGGAAAAGTTGTAAAAGGGGTAGAAATAAATACTTCTATAGATTTTTGTAATTTATTATTAGATAAAGGTAATGTTGCTGTAGTACCTGGAGCAGCTTTTGGTTCTGATAATTACATTAGATTATCATATGCAACGTCTATAGAGAATATTAAAGAAGGGTTGACTAGAATAGAAAATGTTATAAAATAA